The alpha proteobacterium U9-1i genome includes a region encoding these proteins:
- a CDS encoding aspartokinase, which translates to MSRLVMKFGGTSVGDVERIARVARIVAAERKAGRGIAVVVSAMSGETDRLVGLARAAAGEGGNGAVIAGKDFDDEYDVIVSSGEQVTTGLLALALRRIGVPARSWQNWQIPIRSDATHAKARIDSISESALGPAMDGGEVAIIPGFQAIGPDDRETTLGRGGSDTSAVAVAAALGAERCDIYTDVDGVYTTDPRIVAKAQRLEKISYEEMLEMASLGAKVLQTRSVELAFAQRVPVRVLSSFVEPGQPNPGTLVCSEEEIVEKQVVSGVAYSRDEAKVTLLGVEDHPGVAAEIFGRLAEASINVDMIVQSEARQEGRQNIVFTCPDREAPRAAETIEAAKGKIGVEEIHIRRDVAKVSVIGIGMRSQVGVARTMFAALAQKGINIEAIATSEIKISVLIDAAYTELAVRALHTAYGLDAT; encoded by the coding sequence GTGGAGCGCATTGCGCGGGTGGCGCGGATTGTCGCTGCCGAGCGCAAGGCGGGCAGGGGCATTGCGGTCGTGGTGTCGGCGATGTCGGGGGAGACGGACCGTCTTGTGGGTCTGGCGCGTGCGGCCGCTGGCGAGGGCGGCAACGGCGCGGTGATCGCCGGCAAGGACTTCGACGACGAGTACGACGTGATTGTGTCGTCGGGCGAACAGGTGACGACGGGTCTCTTGGCGCTGGCGCTGCGGCGCATTGGCGTGCCGGCGCGCTCGTGGCAAAATTGGCAAATTCCTATCCGATCAGACGCAACCCACGCGAAGGCGCGCATCGACAGCATTTCCGAAAGCGCGCTTGGTCCGGCGATGGATGGCGGCGAGGTCGCGATCATCCCAGGCTTTCAGGCGATTGGGCCTGACGATCGCGAGACGACTTTGGGCCGCGGCGGTTCGGACACGTCCGCGGTGGCGGTTGCGGCGGCGCTCGGCGCGGAGCGGTGCGACATCTACACCGATGTCGACGGTGTTTACACCACGGACCCGCGCATCGTCGCCAAGGCGCAGCGCCTGGAGAAAATCTCCTACGAAGAAATGCTGGAGATGGCCTCGCTGGGCGCCAAGGTGCTGCAAACGCGGTCGGTCGAGCTGGCGTTCGCGCAGCGCGTGCCCGTGCGTGTTCTGTCCAGTTTTGTTGAGCCGGGCCAGCCCAATCCCGGCACGCTTGTCTGCTCTGAGGAAGAGATCGTGGAAAAGCAGGTTGTTTCTGGCGTCGCCTATTCGCGCGACGAGGCCAAGGTGACGTTGCTCGGCGTTGAGGATCATCCCGGTGTCGCGGCTGAGATTTTCGGCCGTCTGGCCGAGGCTTCGATCAATGTCGATATGATCGTTCAAAGCGAAGCGCGCCAGGAAGGCCGCCAGAACATCGTGTTCACGTGTCCAGACCGCGAAGCGCCGCGCGCTGCCGAAACGATCGAGGCGGCCAAAGGCAAGATTGGCGTGGAGGAAATCCATATCCGCCGCGATGTGGCCAAGGTCTCGGTTATAGGGATCGGCATGAGGAGCCAGGTTGGCGTGGCGCGAACCATGTTCGCGGCGCTTGCGCAAAAAGGCATCAACATCGAGGCGATCGCCACCTCCGAGATCAAAATCTCGGTGCTGATCGACGCCGCCTATACCGAGCTTGCGGTGCGCGCGCTGCACACTGCTTATGGTCTCGACGCTACCTAG
- a CDS encoding phosphoenolpyruvate-protein phosphotransferase (nitrogen regulation associated), giving the protein MEAGGSAQERLDRLVAMVGSTMVADVCSIYLRRGALQELFATQGLKAEAVHRTKLKEGEGLVGLVAETSRPLNLADAPHHERFSYRPETGEDPYSSFLGVPIVRSERVFGVLVVQNKTQRAYTEDEVEALQTIAMVLAEMVASGAFGDLQSEVEARPSKPEWLHGRSFSDGIALGTVVLHEPHAPLGRIIADDPVKEEQRLNDALAKVRGALEDLLRGDAGRLSGVSHEVLETFLMLANDPSWETKLRAGVRAGLSADAAVERVRGDHRAKFNAARDPYLRERLHDLEDLDNRLLRALAGVDGAAAQVLPHNAILIARDLGPAELLDYGAERLKGVALEEGSNGGHAAIVARALGIPMVGVLPHLLSRVEAGDAIVLDGERGEVRLRPAPEVSHAYGQRLALRSARAAEFARLRETPAVTQDGARITLLLNAGLALDVHHLDDTGAEGIGLFRTEFQFMVSETLPRLESQTLLYRDVLEAAEARPVTFRTLDLGGDKVLPYVTAEREENPALGWRAVRIGLDRPSLLRYQLRALIRAAGGRRLRVMFPLVTTVAEFEAARALVDRELEWAAARGREAPSNVEVGVMIEAPALAWQAAALKGKADFISIGTNDLMQYFFAADRGNPRVADRYDVLSPPALSFLKRIREDADAAGIPISICGEAAGRPLEALAFTAIGFTRLSMPASGIGPVKRLVLSMDVGKVADMLAPMLTSSASSLRGELTDFANRNAVAL; this is encoded by the coding sequence ATGGAGGCCGGTGGCTCCGCACAGGAGCGGCTCGACCGGCTCGTCGCCATGGTCGGCTCGACGATGGTCGCGGACGTCTGTTCGATTTATCTGCGGCGTGGGGCGTTGCAGGAATTGTTCGCGACGCAGGGCCTGAAGGCTGAAGCTGTCCACCGCACGAAGCTGAAGGAAGGCGAGGGGCTCGTGGGCCTCGTGGCGGAGACCTCGCGGCCATTGAACCTCGCTGATGCGCCGCATCACGAACGCTTCTCCTACCGGCCTGAAACCGGTGAGGATCCTTACTCGTCATTCCTCGGTGTGCCGATTGTGCGTTCCGAGCGCGTGTTCGGCGTGCTCGTGGTGCAGAACAAGACCCAGCGCGCCTACACCGAGGATGAAGTCGAGGCGCTCCAGACGATAGCCATGGTGTTGGCCGAGATGGTCGCGTCCGGCGCTTTCGGCGATCTCCAGTCCGAAGTTGAAGCGCGGCCGAGCAAGCCCGAATGGCTGCACGGCCGGTCGTTCTCCGACGGCATCGCACTTGGCACGGTCGTTCTGCACGAGCCGCACGCCCCGCTCGGGCGCATCATCGCCGACGATCCGGTGAAGGAAGAGCAGCGTTTGAACGACGCGTTGGCGAAAGTGCGCGGCGCGTTAGAGGACCTATTGCGCGGAGACGCTGGGCGTTTGTCCGGCGTTTCGCACGAAGTGCTCGAAACATTTCTGATGCTCGCCAATGATCCGAGCTGGGAGACCAAATTGCGCGCAGGCGTGCGGGCCGGCCTTTCCGCCGACGCCGCTGTGGAGCGCGTTCGCGGGGACCACCGGGCCAAGTTTAACGCGGCCCGGGACCCGTATTTGCGCGAGCGGCTCCATGACTTGGAGGATCTGGACAATCGACTACTGCGCGCGCTCGCGGGCGTGGATGGGGCCGCGGCGCAGGTCCTGCCACACAACGCAATCCTCATCGCGCGCGATCTGGGACCGGCCGAGTTGTTGGACTACGGCGCCGAGCGTCTCAAGGGTGTAGCGCTGGAAGAGGGGTCCAACGGGGGCCACGCCGCGATCGTGGCGCGGGCGCTGGGGATTCCGATGGTCGGCGTGTTGCCGCACCTGTTGTCGCGGGTCGAAGCGGGCGATGCGATCGTGCTTGATGGCGAGCGCGGGGAGGTGCGCCTGCGACCGGCGCCCGAAGTCTCGCATGCCTACGGTCAGCGGCTGGCGCTGCGCTCGGCGCGGGCGGCTGAGTTTGCGCGGTTGCGCGAGACGCCCGCCGTCACGCAGGACGGCGCGCGCATTACGCTGCTTCTGAACGCCGGCCTCGCGCTCGACGTGCACCATTTGGACGACACCGGCGCGGAAGGCATTGGGCTCTTCCGGACCGAGTTTCAGTTCATGGTGTCGGAAACGCTGCCGCGGCTTGAAAGTCAGACGCTGCTTTATCGCGATGTGCTGGAGGCGGCCGAGGCTCGTCCGGTGACGTTTCGCACGCTCGACCTGGGCGGCGACAAGGTGCTCCCGTACGTCACGGCGGAGCGCGAGGAAAACCCGGCTTTGGGTTGGCGCGCGGTCCGCATCGGCCTCGATCGGCCTTCGCTGCTACGTTACCAATTGCGCGCCCTGATCCGCGCGGCGGGAGGGCGCCGGTTGCGGGTGATGTTTCCGTTGGTGACGACCGTGGCGGAATTCGAAGCCGCGCGCGCGCTTGTGGATCGGGAGCTCGAATGGGCGGCTGCCCGAGGTCGGGAGGCGCCTTCGAACGTCGAAGTGGGCGTGATGATCGAAGCGCCAGCTCTGGCTTGGCAGGCGGCTGCCTTGAAAGGCAAAGCGGACTTCATTTCGATCGGCACCAACGATTTGATGCAGTATTTTTTCGCTGCGGATCGCGGCAACCCCCGTGTCGCCGACCGCTACGATGTGTTGAGCCCGCCGGCGCTCAGCTTCCTGAAGCGCATCCGCGAAGATGCCGACGCCGCCGGTATTCCAATCTCGATCTGCGGCGAAGCGGCGGGCCGTCCGCTTGAGGCGCTGGCGTTTACGGCGATCGGTTTCACACGCCTTTCGATGCCCGCATCGGGCATCGGTCCAGTTAAGCGGCTCGTGCTTTCAATGGATGTAGGAAAAGTCGCAGACATGCTTGCGCCGATGTTGACGAGCAGCGCTTCATCGTTACGTGGCGAACTCACAGATTTCGCGAATCGCAACGCAGTGGCGCTGTAA
- a CDS encoding transcriptional regulator (in cluster with unspecified monosaccharide ABC transport system): MKPAVPAPQLDPSWRAGRKLTEARQQLGLTLDEVADRIRVRKEFLEALEDMNIKLLPGKAYALAFLRSYARELGIDEHAIVDQFQDESALTREDAQSQIRNPSSRPGRDRPWLAAAALVVIAAGFVGLRAIQTNSDGTPTPAATAHVEAGVALEGAESVAVSEARVVEIRAIALGWLEARGPDGTVFLSRDLQPGDVYRPDASPGWTLHARDGGAFELFVNGASAGLLGTPGMPVLGRQIDEIQPITQAQIAAPRS; this comes from the coding sequence GTGAAGCCGGCTGTGCCCGCGCCGCAGCTGGACCCGTCCTGGCGTGCGGGCCGTAAGCTGACTGAAGCGCGTCAGCAACTCGGCCTGACTCTCGATGAAGTCGCCGACCGGATTCGGGTGCGTAAGGAATTCCTCGAAGCGCTCGAGGACATGAACATCAAATTGCTGCCGGGAAAGGCCTACGCGCTAGCGTTTTTGCGTTCTTACGCGCGTGAGCTCGGCATCGACGAGCATGCCATCGTCGATCAGTTTCAGGATGAATCCGCGCTGACACGCGAAGACGCGCAAAGCCAAATTCGCAACCCATCTTCCAGGCCCGGCCGCGATCGTCCTTGGCTGGCGGCGGCCGCGTTGGTGGTGATCGCCGCGGGATTTGTGGGGCTTCGCGCCATCCAGACGAACTCGGATGGAACGCCGACGCCGGCCGCGACTGCACACGTCGAGGCCGGAGTGGCCCTGGAAGGCGCGGAATCGGTTGCGGTATCAGAGGCCCGCGTGGTCGAGATTCGTGCCATTGCGCTTGGTTGGCTCGAAGCGCGCGGGCCCGATGGCACGGTATTCCTTTCCCGTGATTTGCAGCCCGGAGACGTCTACCGGCCAGATGCCAGCCCTGGCTGGACCCTCCACGCCCGTGACGGCGGGGCCTTCGAGTTATTCGTGAACGGCGCGTCGGCTGGGTTGCTGGGCACGCCCGGTATGCCCGTGCTGGGACGGCAGATCGACGAGATCCAGCCGATCACCCAGGCGCAGATCGCCGCGCCCCGCAGCTGA
- a CDS encoding 1-hydroxy-2-methyl-2-(E)-butenyl 4-diphosphate synthase, translated as MDGASLHHIRPWRQIERRRSRKIRVGPVEVGGDAPITVQSMTNTLTADAGATIDQIRRMEEAGADIVRVSCPDEASTAAFAAIAKAVKVPLVADIHFHYKRAIEAAVAGAACLRINPGNIGSPARVKDVVQAAKDHGCAIRIGVNAGSLENHLLEKYGEPCPEAMVESALFHAALLEEHGFRDYKISVKASDVFLTVAAYQKLAEATDAPLHLGVTEAGALRTGTVKSAIGMGSLLWAGIGDTIRVSLAADPVEEVKVGNDLLKSLGLRQRGVTIIACPSCARQGFDVIRTVETLEQRLAHIAEPVTLSIIGCVVNGPGEALMTDLGFTGGGKGAGMVYVAGVQDHKQDNASMIDHMVSLVEARASEVRTARAAAEIA; from the coding sequence ATGGACGGCGCTTCGCTTCACCATATTCGCCCTTGGCGCCAGATTGAGCGCCGGCGCTCACGCAAGATCCGCGTGGGCCCGGTCGAAGTTGGCGGCGATGCGCCGATTACCGTCCAAAGCATGACCAACACGCTGACCGCGGATGCGGGGGCGACGATTGATCAGATCCGGCGGATGGAAGAGGCAGGCGCCGATATCGTCCGGGTGTCGTGCCCTGATGAGGCGTCGACAGCGGCGTTCGCGGCGATCGCCAAGGCGGTGAAGGTCCCGCTCGTGGCGGACATCCACTTTCACTACAAGCGCGCCATCGAGGCGGCTGTCGCTGGTGCGGCTTGCCTGCGCATAAACCCAGGCAACATTGGCTCGCCCGCCCGTGTGAAGGATGTGGTGCAGGCCGCTAAGGATCATGGCTGCGCGATCCGCATCGGTGTGAACGCCGGCTCGCTTGAAAATCACTTGCTCGAAAAGTACGGCGAGCCTTGCCCGGAAGCGATGGTGGAGAGCGCGCTCTTCCACGCGGCTTTGCTCGAAGAGCACGGTTTCCGCGATTACAAGATCAGCGTGAAAGCGTCAGACGTTTTCCTCACTGTCGCTGCCTACCAAAAGCTGGCGGAGGCCACCGATGCGCCCTTGCACCTGGGCGTTACCGAAGCTGGCGCGCTGCGCACAGGGACGGTGAAATCAGCAATCGGGATGGGGTCGCTGTTGTGGGCCGGCATCGGAGATACGATCCGTGTGTCGCTAGCGGCCGATCCGGTTGAGGAAGTGAAGGTTGGCAACGACCTGCTGAAGTCGCTCGGATTGCGCCAGCGCGGCGTCACCATCATTGCCTGCCCTTCTTGCGCGCGTCAGGGGTTTGACGTCATCCGCACGGTGGAGACGCTGGAGCAACGTCTCGCGCACATCGCTGAGCCGGTTACGCTCTCGATTATCGGCTGTGTCGTGAACGGGCCCGGCGAGGCGCTGATGACGGATCTCGGCTTTACAGGCGGCGGCAAGGGCGCCGGCATGGTCTACGTGGCCGGCGTGCAAGACCACAAACAAGACAACGCGTCGATGATCGACCACATGGTGAGCCTGGTGGAAGCGCGCGCCAGCGAAGTGCGCACAGCCAGGGCGGCGGCGGAGATCGCCTAA
- a CDS encoding glutathione S-transferase family protein yields the protein MRLYYTPASPFARKCRILIREKGLTERVEEVRADPINGDEALAAVNPMMQVPALVDDAGVAWTDSPVICARLDAMGDPRFIPDGEPRWRVIRREVLADGVMELGVKLRLENLRAEGERSPSWSERWRAGVMRGIAASERETPPEAPLDLASVAIVCALTWLDLRFPDLGWRDAHPRLAALQNDLEQRPSFAQTKPA from the coding sequence ATGCGTCTGTACTACACGCCGGCGTCGCCGTTCGCGCGCAAATGCCGGATCCTTATACGCGAGAAGGGACTGACGGAGCGCGTTGAAGAAGTGCGCGCCGATCCGATCAATGGCGACGAGGCGTTGGCCGCGGTGAACCCGATGATGCAGGTGCCGGCTCTGGTGGATGATGCTGGCGTTGCGTGGACCGACAGCCCCGTCATCTGCGCCCGGCTTGATGCAATGGGCGACCCCCGGTTCATTCCCGACGGAGAGCCGCGTTGGCGCGTTATCCGACGTGAAGTGCTTGCGGACGGCGTGATGGAACTTGGCGTGAAGCTGAGGCTGGAGAATTTGCGTGCGGAGGGCGAGCGTTCGCCGAGTTGGAGCGAGCGCTGGCGCGCGGGTGTGATGCGAGGCATTGCGGCCTCCGAGCGCGAGACGCCGCCTGAGGCGCCGCTCGATCTCGCATCGGTGGCCATCGTGTGCGCACTGACGTGGTTGGATCTGCGTTTTCCCGATCTCGGCTGGCGCGACGCCCATCCGCGCCTCGCCGCGCTGCAGAACGATCTGGAACAACGACCGAGCTTCGCGCAGACAAAACCGGCCTGA
- a CDS encoding glutathione S-transferase family protein translates to MQLQFSPVSPFARKFRVIVREKGLLGRVEEAPRIVTRDGAPADPLAQPPILAVDDDKGFMDPFEILQALDEMGAGPKLLPTKEADRTAALRLFVLADGALEAGVQIRNALPQQPSPDRDYWIDRWQKAILSGIYAAEQASPKAVPLNAGAIAMVCTLSWIDAALPGAQWRDTHPKLAALQRALEALPSFQDVGMA, encoded by the coding sequence ATGCAATTGCAGTTTTCGCCAGTCTCTCCGTTTGCGCGGAAATTTCGCGTGATTGTTCGAGAGAAGGGTTTGCTCGGGCGTGTGGAAGAGGCGCCCCGCATTGTGACGAGAGATGGCGCGCCCGCTGACCCGTTGGCGCAGCCGCCGATTTTGGCGGTTGATGACGACAAGGGGTTTATGGACCCGTTCGAAATTCTTCAGGCGCTGGACGAAATGGGCGCGGGGCCGAAGCTGTTGCCAACGAAGGAAGCCGACCGCACGGCCGCATTGCGCTTGTTCGTGCTCGCCGATGGCGCGCTTGAGGCGGGCGTGCAAATCCGAAACGCCTTGCCGCAGCAGCCTAGTCCTGATCGCGACTATTGGATCGATCGGTGGCAGAAGGCGATCCTCTCGGGCATCTATGCGGCGGAGCAGGCCTCGCCGAAAGCTGTCCCGCTCAATGCTGGCGCCATCGCCATGGTTTGCACGCTGAGCTGGATCGACGCCGCACTGCCCGGTGCGCAATGGCGCGATACCCATCCAAAGCTCGCGGCGCTGCAGCGCGCTTTGGAAGCGTTGCCGAGCTTTCAAGATGTGGGGATGGCTTAA
- a CDS encoding peptide chain release factor 1: MPEFARLERRLDQAVDRYERVEARLSAASDGGEITRLSQEHAELKPLIDAIHAVRAARGDVASLEAMVQESAGDPELVAMAREEAQAARARLPDLERAALLLLAPKDKDESASAILEVRAGTGGDEAALFAGDLFRMYQRYASTRRWKFEIESLSETGLGGLKEAVASISGAGVFGRLRFESGVHRVQRVPETEAGGRIHTSAATVAVLPQPEGDVDIVVDDKDIRIDTMRASGAGGQHVNKTDSAVRITHIPSGIVVVAQEKSQHQNRANAMKVLKAKLYDAERERQANARAAERKGQVGSGDRSERIRTYNFPQGRVTDHRINLTLYNLAEVIEGALDPVLDALAAEDQARKLAMLEEDA, from the coding sequence ATGCCAGAATTCGCGCGCCTTGAGCGGCGGCTGGATCAGGCCGTCGATAGATACGAGCGCGTCGAGGCGCGCTTGAGCGCCGCCAGCGACGGTGGAGAGATCACGCGCCTCAGCCAAGAACATGCTGAGCTGAAACCGCTGATTGATGCGATCCATGCGGTGCGCGCCGCGCGCGGGGACGTCGCGAGTCTGGAAGCTATGGTGCAGGAGAGCGCCGGCGATCCGGAGCTTGTGGCGATGGCGCGAGAGGAAGCGCAAGCCGCGCGCGCGCGTTTGCCCGATCTGGAACGCGCGGCGTTGCTGCTGTTGGCGCCGAAGGACAAAGACGAAAGCGCCTCGGCGATCCTGGAAGTGCGCGCCGGCACGGGCGGCGACGAGGCGGCGTTGTTCGCGGGCGATCTGTTTCGCATGTACCAACGCTATGCCAGCACGCGGCGATGGAAGTTTGAGATCGAAAGTTTGTCTGAGACGGGCCTCGGCGGTTTAAAAGAGGCTGTCGCGAGTATAAGCGGCGCTGGGGTATTCGGACGCCTGCGCTTTGAGAGCGGCGTACACCGTGTGCAACGCGTGCCCGAAACCGAGGCGGGCGGGCGCATTCACACGTCCGCCGCAACCGTTGCCGTGCTGCCGCAGCCGGAAGGCGACGTGGATATTGTCGTCGACGACAAGGACATCAGGATTGACACAATGCGCGCCTCCGGCGCTGGCGGACAACACGTCAACAAGACAGACAGCGCGGTGCGGATTACGCATATCCCCTCCGGGATCGTCGTCGTTGCGCAGGAAAAATCGCAACACCAAAACCGTGCGAACGCGATGAAGGTGCTGAAGGCGAAGCTCTACGATGCCGAGCGCGAGCGCCAGGCCAATGCACGCGCGGCCGAACGCAAGGGTCAAGTTGGATCGGGCGACCGCAGCGAGCGGATTCGCACCTACAATTTCCCACAAGGCCGCGTCACCGATCATCGCATCAATCTAACGCTCTATAATCTGGCGGAGGTGATTGAAGGCGCTCTTGATCCTGTGCTCGATGCGCTGGCCGCCGAGGACCAAGCGCGCAAATTGGCGATGCTGGAGGAGGACGCGTGA
- a CDS encoding MOSC domain: MSGVVEMLTRHPVKGFTPEQMRSVMLTPGAGFPFDRAFAVEDGPSGFNPDAPGHISKTKFTVLAKIPAVACVRTRYDDETGVFHAEAPGVEAIAADLNDGAERERFADWLTTVLRDDIRGPLRVLAAPGAHRFFDHPQGLVSLINLESVRDIERRLGVAVDPLRFRANIYVSGWPAWSELDCENRTVKLAGATARVFKSITRCVATHVDPQTGVRDIEMVEALHREYGHVFCGVYLHVEQGGALKLGDRVEIAT, from the coding sequence GTGAGCGGCGTTGTCGAGATGCTGACGCGCCATCCCGTAAAGGGATTCACACCAGAGCAGATGCGCAGCGTTATGCTGACGCCCGGGGCTGGGTTTCCATTTGATCGCGCGTTTGCTGTTGAGGATGGGCCGTCCGGATTCAACCCGGACGCGCCTGGGCATATCTCGAAAACGAAATTCACGGTGCTCGCGAAAATTCCAGCCGTCGCGTGCGTGCGGACGCGGTATGACGACGAAACTGGTGTGTTTCACGCCGAAGCGCCGGGCGTCGAGGCCATAGCGGCAGACCTGAATGACGGCGCCGAGCGCGAGCGTTTCGCGGATTGGCTCACGACGGTGTTGCGTGACGACATTCGCGGCCCTTTGCGCGTTCTGGCTGCGCCGGGTGCGCATCGCTTCTTTGATCACCCGCAAGGCCTGGTGTCGCTGATCAATCTGGAGAGTGTCCGCGATATTGAACGGCGCCTGGGCGTGGCGGTGGATCCACTTCGTTTTCGCGCCAACATCTATGTGTCGGGCTGGCCCGCGTGGAGCGAGCTGGATTGCGAGAACCGTACAGTAAAGCTCGCCGGGGCCACGGCGCGGGTGTTCAAGTCGATCACGCGATGCGTCGCGACGCACGTCGATCCGCAGACAGGTGTGCGCGATATCGAGATGGTCGAGGCGCTTCACCGCGAATACGGCCACGTGTTTTGCGGTGTGTATCTTCATGTTGAGCAGGGGGGCGCCCTCAAGCTTGGCGATCGCGTAGAGATCGCAACGTGA
- a CDS encoding protein-N(5)-glutamine methyltransferase PrmC (methylates polypeptide chain release factors RF1 and RF2): protein MVSLWADIRKRFEASGVDTPVIDARLLLEAGAGVARLDIITDPRRALSQEQVDAVELLVARRLKREPVAHIVGAKAFWTIELKVSPAVLIPRPETELLVESVLTFVAPDDAARILDLGVGSGAILLAALRERPNAVGVGVDLSEAALEIAQANAEALGLRERVRLVQGDWGAGLAEAFDVVVSNPPYIPTSHIAGLAPEVADHEPHLALDGGADGLDAYRTIISQLPGLLRPGGGFALEVGMGQAADVYALAEAAGLDLLPNRADLAGIERVVWGKRRA, encoded by the coding sequence TTGGTCTCGCTGTGGGCGGATATTCGCAAGCGCTTTGAGGCTTCTGGCGTCGATACCCCCGTGATCGACGCACGATTGTTGTTGGAGGCGGGCGCCGGCGTTGCCCGTCTCGACATCATCACCGATCCTCGCCGCGCGCTGTCGCAGGAGCAGGTGGACGCAGTGGAGTTGCTCGTGGCGCGGCGCCTCAAGCGCGAACCGGTGGCCCACATCGTTGGCGCGAAGGCATTTTGGACGATTGAGCTGAAGGTCAGCCCCGCTGTGCTGATTCCTCGGCCGGAAACGGAATTGCTGGTTGAGTCCGTGCTCACGTTCGTGGCGCCAGATGATGCGGCGCGCATACTCGACCTAGGTGTCGGCTCCGGCGCGATCCTGTTGGCTGCACTGCGCGAGCGGCCGAACGCGGTCGGCGTGGGTGTTGATCTCAGTGAAGCAGCGTTGGAGATCGCTCAAGCGAACGCCGAAGCGTTGGGGCTTCGCGAGCGTGTGCGTTTGGTCCAAGGCGATTGGGGAGCAGGCCTCGCGGAAGCCTTCGACGTCGTGGTTTCCAATCCACCGTACATTCCGACCTCTCACATCGCCGGTCTCGCGCCTGAGGTGGCCGACCACGAGCCCCACCTCGCGCTCGATGGTGGCGCCGATGGACTGGACGCCTACCGCACGATTATCAGCCAGCTCCCGGGCCTGCTCCGCCCCGGCGGCGGGTTCGCCCTGGAAGTGGGGATGGGCCAGGCCGCAGACGTTTACGCTTTGGCAGAGGCGGCAGGACTGGACTTGCTGCCGAACAGGGCCGACTTGGCCGGAATTGAACGCGTGGTTTGGGGGAAACGGCGGGCCTAG
- a CDS encoding alpha/beta hydrolase → MAEVIFPGAAGRVEGRYNEPKREGAPIALVLHGHPRAGGSMQDRVTVQLYKLFCDFGFATLRFNFRGIGRSQGVFDNGMGELSDAASALDYLQAMNPNAEQCWVGGYSFGAWIGLQLLMRRPEIDGFLAVSPPANHYDLSFLAPCPASGIIIYGTRDSVTTASDMERVISRIRTQKNIKVDAAPVEGADHFYRGRDPGEDHLPEVDVHARAYLERRLAAPPPPPTSKR, encoded by the coding sequence ATGGCAGAAGTGATCTTTCCGGGCGCTGCGGGCCGTGTTGAGGGCCGCTACAACGAGCCAAAGCGCGAGGGCGCGCCGATTGCGCTCGTGCTTCACGGCCACCCCCGCGCCGGCGGATCCATGCAGGACCGCGTTACCGTCCAGCTTTACAAGCTGTTTTGCGATTTTGGTTTCGCAACCCTTCGCTTCAATTTCCGCGGCATCGGCCGCAGTCAGGGCGTGTTCGACAATGGCATGGGCGAATTGTCCGACGCCGCCTCGGCGCTCGACTATCTCCAAGCGATGAACCCCAACGCCGAGCAATGCTGGGTGGGCGGATATTCGTTCGGCGCTTGGATCGGTTTGCAATTGCTGATGCGGCGACCGGAGATCGATGGCTTCCTCGCCGTCTCGCCGCCTGCGAACCATTACGACCTGTCGTTCCTGGCGCCGTGCCCAGCATCGGGCATCATCATCTACGGCACGCGCGATAGCGTCACGACAGCGTCGGATATGGAGCGGGTCATCAGCCGCATCCGTACGCAAAAAAACATCAAGGTCGATGCAGCACCGGTCGAAGGCGCGGATCACTTTTATCGAGGCCGCGATCCCGGCGAGGACCATCTGCCGGAGGTCGATGTACACGCGCGCGCGTATCTCGAACGCCGGCTGGCAGCGCCGCCGCCACCGCCAACTTCAAAGCGCTAA
- a CDS encoding iron-sulfur cluster regulator IscR, whose protein sequence is MRLTSKGRYAVMAMADLALHGGEDRAVPLQEVARRQEISLSYLEQLFARMRRAGLVAGVRGPGGGYRLARPANSVTVADIIAAVNEPIKTTRCKEGSAKSCIGKTGRCIAHGLWQEMGERIQHFMASVSLADVLEQRFDNPGARVAAE, encoded by the coding sequence ATGCGTTTGACGTCAAAGGGCCGCTACGCGGTCATGGCGATGGCCGATCTGGCGCTCCACGGCGGCGAGGATCGGGCCGTGCCGCTGCAGGAAGTCGCGCGCCGGCAGGAAATTTCGCTGTCCTACCTTGAGCAATTGTTCGCGCGCATGCGTCGCGCCGGCTTGGTTGCGGGCGTTCGTGGGCCGGGGGGCGGCTACAGGCTGGCCCGGCCGGCAAACAGCGTGACAGTCGCCGACATTATCGCCGCCGTGAACGAACCGATTAAGACCACGCGCTGCAAGGAGGGCTCGGCGAAAAGCTGCATCGGCAAAACTGGGCGCTGCATCGCGCACGGCCTCTGGCAGGAAATGGGCGAACGCATCCAGCACTTCATGGCGTCGGTGTCGTTGGCAGACGTACTGGAGCAACGCTTCGACAATCCCGGCGCGCGGGTCGCGGCGGAGTAA